One Huiozyma naganishii CBS 8797 chromosome 5, complete genome DNA segment encodes these proteins:
- the BET5 gene encoding TRAPP subunit BET5 (similar to Saccharomyces cerevisiae BET5 (YML077W); ancestral locus Anc_4.345), with product MTVYSFWIFDRHCNCVFDREWTIPSEARSGTLNSRQNDDTAKLLYGMLFSLQSITNKIADPAMGANNVQCITMGNFRVHAFKTASGLWFLLLTDFKQQNYSQVLQHLYSEVYVKYVVHNWLSPVDFAFTSDETQGQGFRKIHNRRFVAAVESVLQPMLV from the coding sequence ATGACTGTGTACTCCTTCTGGATCTTTGACCGCCATTGCAATTGTGTGTTTGATAGAGAGTGGACGATACCTTCTGAGGCACGGTCTGGGACCCTCAACTCGAGACAGAACGATGACACAGCAAAGCTGCTCTATGGGATGCTGTTCTCCCTCCAATCGATAACAAATAAAATCGCGGACCCGGCAATGGGGGCCAATAACGTCCAGTGCATAACGATGGGGAACTTCAGAGTGCACGCCTTCAAAACAGCTTCGGGACTTTGGTTTCTACTGCTGACCGATTTTAAGCAACAGAACTACAGTCAAGTTCTCCAGCACCTGTACTCTGAGGTATACGTCAAGTACGTAGTACACAACTGGCTATCTCCTGTTGATTTTGCCTTTACATCTGACGAAACTCAAGGCCAAGGATTCCGCAAAATTCACAACCGACGGTTCGTCGCTGCAGTGGAATCGGTCTTGCAACCGATGCTAGTTTAG
- the BOL3 gene encoding Bol3p (similar to Saccharomyces cerevisiae YAL046C; ancestral locus Anc_7.23), which translates to MAFAQVRTGNRPLSIDKQIYNRRELCTDSDSSNSSLQQKFDTKGEQEVFALLLSELQPIALEVKDVSGGCGSMYSIRVRSEKFNSLTTVKQHMLVNQILKERIPQWHGLQLVTEKVKK; encoded by the coding sequence ATGGCATTCGCGCAAGTGCGTACCGGCAACAGACCTTTATCGATAGACAAACAGATATATAACCGAAGGGAATTGTGTACTGACTCTGATAGTTCCAATTCGTCGCTTCAACAGAAATTCGACACCAAAGGGGAACAAGAGGTCTTTGCCCTTCTACTGAGCGAGTTGCAACCGATAGCACTCGAAGTCAAGGATGTCTCAGGCGGATGCGGGTCCATGTATTCCATCCGGGTACGGTCCGAGAAATTTAATAGCCTCACCACAGTCAAGCAACACATGCTCGTTAaccaaattttgaaagagcGTATACCTCAATGGCATGGACTGCAGCTGGTCACAGAGAAGGTCAAAAAGTAG
- the SPC72 gene encoding gamma-tubulin complex subunit SPC72 (similar to Saccharomyces cerevisiae SPC72 (YAL047C); ancestral locus Anc_7.21), which translates to MEQTLQRNSKLAEPLAEDLEERVLSMSLEEGSDSSGTNSNAGHNVEVPENTHSSSQLLDRQTPDGNELEDYESRDESNLKNLSVPTLKEQMTPWRQNNRATANTDGSPIERMDKERGGFPFLGMDKFSIKQTVSDKDLSILQHQLRSSKLRISSLEEIVKGLNTGEFNMTLFDALRKQEARHEIDVLKTNLSKKQSEISELEKQLELSKEECQKLRQDNLDTVEMAEEQLKNWDEVSHKVDFLIADILHNGSHFTEQEAQELNAAKELGHELIIPKLNALGKVIHQSLPQEDVIANSTQLDAKNYITSDEQIGSQMEIEIEQLHKGYEGFIRVISTNLDKSAILEDELKLQLDRQQQLIDKIYAETSIETKRDKSHISNVKSLQELISTLQRTIREKDQEIAMSETKYQQSEGAKKLKLQNAKLNKELVDLKNLEETNQARWEELVTQLEDELRDCNAANSKLADIIKRMSQDISGLQQANERLTNETTDRIEQAKEIQKLAIENESLRSEIRKLELPRKTFTQQRDLEFHNFRQSLLLHLTNVFEVLKRVIKRQSIDQSMKKISTIQQFEGISNLRNVQSKFESLYNFIETALDAVVESYMNLVLDRSDESSYSRQNDESDSSDYQLRVKELQRKWLAERERRKLDSNAAELRIQNLETEAELLRNQLNGSHRSSR; encoded by the coding sequence ATGGAACAGACCCTGCAACGTAATTCAAAGCTTGCAGAACCATTGGCGGAAGATCTGGAAGAACGGGTGCTATCGATGAGCTTAGAGGAGGGAAGTGACAGCTCTGGGACCAATTCCAATGCAGGTCACAACGTTGAAGTGCCCGAGAATACACATAGCTCTAGCCAACTGTTGGATAGGCAAACTCCGGATGGAAATGAGCTTGAAGATTACGAGAGCAGAGACGAGAGCAACCTCAAAAATCTAAGTGTACCGACATTGAAGGAACAGATGACTCCATGGCGACAGAATAACAGAGCCACTGCAAATACCGATGGAAGCCCAATTGAAAGGATGGATAAGGAAAGAGGTGGTTTTCCTTTCTTAGGGATGGACAAATTTAGTATCAAGCAAACTGTTAGTGACAAAGATTTATCCATTCTGCAGCATCAGCTGAGAAGTTCCAAACTCAGGATATCTTCCCTGGAAGAGATTGTGAAGGGGTTGAACACTGGAGAATTTAATATGACACTCTTTGATGCTCTTAGAAAACAAGAAGCACGACATGAAATTGACGTTCTTAAGACCAATCTGAGCAAGAAACAATCTGAGATTAGTGAGCTGGAAAAGCAATTAGAACTCTCCAAGGAAGAGTGTCAAAAGTTACGGCAGGATAATTTGGATACCGTTGAGATGGCTGAAGAACAGCTGAAAAATTGGGATGAAGTATCACACAAGGTGGATTTTTTAATAGCTGATATACTGCATAATGGTAGTCATTTTACAGAGCAGGAAGCCCAAGAGTTGAATGCCGCGAAGGAGCTCGGCCATGAATTAATAATACCTAAATTGAACGCTCTAGGAAAGGTTATTCACCAGTCACTGCCTCAAGAGGATGTTATAGCCAACAGCACTCAACTGGACGCCAAAAATTATATTACATCAGACGAACAAATTGGATCACAGATGGAAATTGAAATAGAACAATTACACAAAGGATACGAGGGATTTATCAGAGTTATCAGCACTAACTTGGATAAGTCGGCAATTTTAGAAGATGAATTAAAGCTGCAATTAGATAGACAGCAACAGCTCATCGATAAGATATACGCAGAAACAAGTATTGAAACGAAGAGGGACAAATCTCATATCAGTAACGTGAAAAGTTTACAGGAACTGATATCAACGTTGCAAAGAACGATCAGAGAAAAAGACCAAGAGATTGCCATGTCAGAAACTAAGTATCAACAGAGCGAGGGCGCAAAGAAACTAAAGTTACAGAATGCCAAATTGAATAAGGAGTTAGTCGATCTGAAGAACCTCGAAGAAACAAACCAGGCCAGATGGGAAGAGCTTGTTACACAATTAGAGGACGAACTGAGAGACTGTAATGCCGCGAACAGTAAACTTGCAGACATTATTAAGAGGATGTCGCAAGATATTTCCGGTTTGCAGCAAGCCAACGAAAGATTGACCAACGAAACTACGGACAGAATTGAGCAGGCAAAGGAAATTCAAAAGCTAGCCATAGAAAATGAGTCGTTACGGAGTGAAATTCGCAAACTAGAACTACCAAGGAAAACGTTTACCCAGCAAAGAGATTTGGAGTTCCACAATTTCCGACAAAGTCTTCTATTGCATCTTACGAACGTCTTCGAGGTCTTGAAAAGAGTCATCAAAAGACAGTCTATTGACCAATCGATGAAAAAGATCAGCACGATTCAACAATTTGAGGGCATCTCGAACTTAAGGAACGTCCAATCGAAATTTGAATCTCTCTACAACTTCATCGAAACGGCGCTCGATGCAGTGGTAGAATCCTATATGAATTTGGTGCTAGACAGATCAGATGAGTCATCGTACTCACGCCAAAACGATGAAAGTGATTCGTCCGATTACCAATTACGAGTAAAGGAGCTGCAGAGAAAGTGGCTGGCCGAACGAGAGCGCAGAAAACTAGATTCTAACGCAGCAGAGTTGAGAATACAGAATTTAGAGACAGAAGCGGAGCTTTTGAGGAACCAATTGAACGGCAGTCACCGCTCTTCTCGGTAG
- the GEM1 gene encoding ERMES complex Ca(2+)-binding regulatory GTPase GEM1 (similar to Saccharomyces cerevisiae GEM1 (YAL048C); ancestral locus Anc_7.19) yields the protein MTRETLTVVLCGDDGVGKTSLAVTLLKDKFIPNLQDVLIPVTIPRDFSSSPYSPQNTLLIDTNNEDLTALHKSLKLADVIWLVYSDHESYERISFHWMMMFRSLGLNIPVILCKNKCDKDKKDGSLHKVRSYSHSESITSIPPPPENDTKVEDEEFIPILMEFKEIDTCIKASAKAKYNVNQAFYLCQRSITHPIAPLFDAKLGDLKPLAREALERIFLLCDNDQDNYLNDEEINFLQRKCFHKSIDINELEYIKQTLLHYSRVNHPRFSSTYGLFVPGKGITKEGFLVLNKLFAEKGRHETIWGILRAFKYTDSLSLERNVLHPKVSVPSSSSVELSPRGYRFLVDLFIKFDHDNDGGLDDDELLALFKTTPGLPQLWLETNFPYSTVVNKRGHVTLQGWLAQWTMTTFLDYRITTEYLIYFGFEPDTKTALQFTKPRKYRRRSGKLYRSQVMDRSAFNCFVIGKAFSGKTTLLDSFLSQPFTDVYTPTTKPKIAVNSLELKGGKQYYLILQEFGKMEHEVLSNKEKLQECDVLCLTYDSSDPDSFSYLIGLLNQLEYLKDLPTIIVGLKADLDKQQQRCTTQPDEFSERLYVSHPLHISSTWLGSLNELFVKITEAALVPANNTPDLPEEFRKPMTDMDYRQMAVILGSTVGFMTLLSFTVVKLLKNSRND from the coding sequence ATGACCAGGGAGACGCTTACCGTTGTACTGTGTGGTGATGATGGTGTTGGTAAGACCAGTTTAGCTGTTACTTTGCTTAAGGATAAGTTTATCCCCAACCTGCAGGATGTGCTGATACCCGTTACGATACCGAGAGATTTTTCGTCTAGCCCCTACTCACCACAGAACACGTTACTGATAGATACGAATAACGAGGATCTAACCGCTTTACACAAGAGCTTGAAGCTGGCTGATGTGATATGGCTGGTGTACTCCGATCACGAGTCGTACGAGAGGATCTCGTTTCACTGGATGATGATGTTCAGATCCCTAGGTCTCAATATACCCGTTATCTTGTGTAAAAACAAGTGCGATAAGGATAAGAAGGACGGCTCTTTGCACAAGGTACGATCCTATTCTCACAGCGAGTCCATTACATCgataccaccaccaccggaAAACGATACCAAAGTGGAAGACGAAGAGTTTATCCCAATTCTTAtggaattcaaagaaatagATACTTGCATCAAAGCGTCGGCTAAGGCAAAATACAACGTTAACCAGGCCTTCTATCTTTGCCAGCGATCTATAACACATCCAATTGCCCCACTCTTCGACGCGAAACTCGGTGACCTCAAGCCACTGGCAAGAGAGGCCCTGGAACGgatctttcttttgtgCGACAATGACCAGGACAACTATCTGAACGATGAAGAGATCAATTTTTTACAACGAAAGTGCTTCCATAAAAGTATTGATATTAACGAATTAGAGTACATCAAACAAACGTTACTACACTACTCACGCGTAAACCATCCACGGTTTTCCAGTACTTATGGGTTATTTGTACCGGGGAAAGGCATAACGAAGGAAGGTTTTTTGGTGTTGAACAAATTATTCGCAGAAAAGGGTCGCCATGAAACAATATGGGGGATTCTGCGCGCCTTTAAATATACAGATTCGTTATCTTTGGAGCGGAATGTTCTGCACCCAAAAGTGAGCGTACCGAGTTCCAGTAGTGTAGAACTGAGCCCTAGAGGTTATCGGTTTTTGGTCGACCTATTTATAAAGTTTGATCATGATAATGACGGCGGGCTAGATGACGATGAACTACTGGCACTATTCAAGACCACACCAGGGTTACCGCAACTATGGTTGGAAACCAATTTCCCCTATTCCACTGTAGTGAATAAAAGGGGACATGTAACTTTACAAGGATGGTTAGCTCAGTGGACAATGACCACATTCTTAGATTACCGAATAACTACGGAATACCTGATCTACTTTGGATTTGAGCCAGACACTAAAACTGCACTACAATTCACAAAGCCAAGGAAATATAGAAGAAGGTCCGGCAAGTTGTATAGGTCACAAGTGATGGATCGCAGTGCCTTCAATTGCTTTGTCATAGGAAAAGCATTCAGTGGTAAGACCACGCTTCTGGACAGCTTTTTGAGCCAGCCGTTCACCGACGTTTACACCCCAACTACAAAACCCAAAATTGCTGTGAATAGTCTTGAACTAAAGGGAGGGAAACAGTACTACCTGATATTGCAAGAGTTTGGTAAAATGGAGCATGAAGTTTTGTCTAATAAAGAGAAACTACAGGAGTGTGATGTGCTATGTCTAACGTACGATTCAAGTGACCCCGACTCGTTTTCGTACTTGATTGGCTTATTGAATCAGCTCGAATACCTGAAGGATCTCCCAACTATAATTGTAGGTTTAAAGGCAGATCTAgacaaacagcagcaaagaTGTACAACTCAACCGGATGAATTTAGCGAGCGTCTGTACGTCAGTCATCCGTTACACATATCTTCCACATGGCTTGGTTCCTTAAATGAGCTCTTTGTCAAAATAACAGAGGCCGCCTTAGTCCCGGCAAACAATACACCAGACTTGCCAGAAGAATTTCGAAAGCCGATGACAGATATGGACTACAGACAAATGGCCGTGATTCTCGGCTCCACAGTGGGGTTCATGACTTTGTTGTCATTTACAGTGGTTaaactgttgaagaattcTAGAAATGATTAG
- the OAF1 gene encoding oleate-activated transcription factor OAF1 (similar to Saccharomyces cerevisiae OAF1 (YAL051W) and PIP2 (YOR363C); ancestral locus Anc_7.17) — protein MNLVNDGWAGQRDLVSPSYSPQITPDIPSSSSSSSSNIQLKKRNRISFVCQNCRKSKMKCDREKPECTRCLKQGIKCVYDEERQPRPRIPNKDATIAKLERDVKYWQTKAMKLLGQQQDQITKKRTFTAMEEQNVSTDVFNKVTAKTRNIETNDDDSLDDIEINLYKEHPKLIFSKVMKHDVKPLSENYVITQDKFIASCIASVFISPAQNTMIPALTANANIARAQPSVRDNVLKLKSVLMAECTDPEQRVRIDDFTDRILQNTNSSRNLKIGMILSMLYNTVGRQFLEDRCSGEYSELLQSFIQEFETILPPFEVIQKYKTHFCEYIFPNLPFLQREMFEESIQKTLFPDPENPTKIKLNLGNTHLREKIENLSTLLVILKLSYISLRYIIHSDDDPRTNSGNSTYVTNEELRRYPITNDAILLAQRCLASENWCACANENIITCLLYIWSFFAFSPEEGDLFLEHPTDIISSLIMMLSTSIGLHRDPDDFPQLRDPSLSDKRSLNQRRLLWVSVVGICSFESTLKGRHPLLASDLMCSFLSTSAPNSVKHYMEKVSRDLVGENNETLLKIHEFTVKRAELSLLLSDLDNLTMSYNNTFSLRFLELSREKIEIFVEENFPLLELDKSTKRKGKGSKFPQEDIASKLNFLATQNSNALQSRIIAKLMFLRASVAVFLHFEVKVLEDESFLPYYYKYFIQTCVDALNLVKFFNDFFAGSYSDFVYKSTNYNVTKVIQLALPSALFCLVGMILRVNAASDSVFAAYQGYNKKGGANTMPAEKSAELNAYFERITFLQGELESSLQYIYIFSSKYLRFNYFSIFKLFAVFDVILQRVSIGKLWLSIYKMAHTKNLHSRIVKNLRMTLGVQLDKGEDLVKELKQRNHLNKMSINDLTKLCQEVHNIFETMAKPMEKEGTYMSSMSPTFAPTGDKQKENNNYSAGNNENDGGGIFFERKYPNGVSDSRECRNGSLESKFKLEEEPGVGSRSSQMFAPFSYISALNNLQKLSSAATLSQNLDFQTKLKKNRMRLILWTIRKIAKPSGQPMDVHDVSNNGNLSSQGFNKLHPGNVQRQAYSDRGPLENFSHGNTNLGGNMGSNSVLNNYMKGNEEAVPTEYSAFFGGLDLFDYDFFFGSDVP, from the coding sequence ATGAACCTTGTCAATGATGGCTGGGCCGGGCAAAGAGATTTGGTTTCTCCGTCTTATTCGCCCCAAATAACCCCGGACATCCCTAGTTCTAGTAGCAGCTCTTCTAGCAATATCCAGCTCAAGAAAAGGAACAGGATCTCGTTTGTCTGTCAGAACTGCAGAAAATCGAAGATGAAGTGTGATAGAGAGAAGCCGGAATGTACAAGGTGTCTCAAACAAGGTATCAAGTGTGTCTACGACGAGGAGAGGCAACCGAGACCGAGAATCCCGAATAAGGATGCCACGATTGCGAAGCTCGAGAGAGATGTCAAGTACTGGCAAACCAAGGCAATGAAGCTGCTAGGTCAGCAACAGGATCAGATcaccaagaagagaacGTTTACGGCAATGGAGGAGCAAAACGTATCCACCGATGTGTTCAATAAGGTGACTGCGAAGACGCGAAACATCGAGACTAATGACGACGATTCCTTGGACGATATCGAAATTAACCTTTACAAAGAACATCCAAAGCTGATATTCAGTAAAGTTATGAAACACGATGTCAAACCACTGTCCGAAAATTACGTCATCACTCAGGACAAATTCATCGCATCATGCATTGCATCCGTGTTTATATCTCCGGCGCAAAACACAATGATACCAGCTCTGACAGCCAACGCAAACATCGCGAGGGCACAGCCTTCGGTACGCGATAACGTcctgaaattgaaaagcGTGCTAATGGCCGAATGTACAGATCCAGAACAGCGTGTACGGATCGACGACTTCACTGATAGAATATTACAAAACACAAACTCATCGCGCAATTTAAAGATTGGGATGATTTTGTCTATGCTTTACAACACCGTTGGGCGCCAATTTTTGGAGGATCGTTGCAGCGGTGAGTACAGCGAGTTGTTGCAATCTTTCATTCAGGAGTTCGAAACGATTCTTCCTCCATTCGAAGTGATTCAAAAATACAAAACCCACTTCTGCGAATACATCTTCCCCAACTTGCCCTTCTTGCAAAGGGAGATGTTCGAAGAGTCCATTCAAAAAACATTATTTCCTGATCCAGAAAATCCTACAAAGATAAAGTTAAACCTAGGGAATACACATTTAAGAGAAAAAATCGAAAACTTGAGCACATTACTGGTGATCTTAAAACTATCATACATCTCATTACGATACATTATCCATAGTGACGATGATCCCCGTACCAATAGCGGCAACAGTACTTATGTCACTAACGAAGAATTGCGTAGATACCCGATAACAAACGATGCCATACTTCTGGCCCAGAGATGCTTGGCATCGGAGAACTGGTGTGCTTGCGCCAACGAAAATATCATAACATGCctgttatatatatggtCGTTCTTCGCGTTTTCTCCGGAAGAGGGTGATCTTTTCTTGGAGCACCCTACAGATATCATATCCAGTCTCATCATGATGCTTTCCACATCGATTGGGTTGCATAGGGATCCTGACGATTTCCCTCAACTAAGAGATCCAAGTTTATCGGATAAGAGATCACTTAACCAAAGACGGCTCTTGTGGGTTTCGGTGGTTGGTATTTGCTCTTTTGAGTCTACCCTCAAGGGCCGACACCCATTGTTGGCATCTGACTTGATGTGTTCGTTTCTGAGCACCAGTGCCCCAAATAGTGTCAAGCATTATATGGAGAAGGTGTCTAGAGATCTCGTTGGGGAGAATAATGAAACCTTGCTGAAAATCCATGAATTCACCGTTAAGAGGGCGGAATTATCGTTACTTCTATCTGACCTTGATAATTTGACAATGTCATATAATAACACCTTCTCGTTAAGGTTTCTAGAGCTTTCAAGAGAAAAGATTGAAATATTCGTGGAAGAAAATTTCCCCCTCTTAGAATTGGATAAATCCacgaaaagaaaaggtaAGGGTTCCAAGTTCCCACAGGAAGATATTGCATCCAAgttgaatttcttggcTACTCAGAATTCGAATGCTTTGCAAAGCAGAATTATTGCCAAACTGATGTTCTTGCGAGCATCCGTTGCAGTTTTCCTTCATTTTGAGGTTAAGGTGCTAGAGGATGAAAGTTTTTTGCCATATTACTACAAGTACTTTATCCAAACGTGTGTTGACGCTTTAAATTTAGTGAAATTCTTCAATGACTTTTTTGCTGGCAGTTATTCCGACTTTGTATATAAATCCACGAATTACAACGTCACAAAGGTTATTCAGCTGGCTTTGCCATCGGCATTGTTTTGCTTGGTTGGGATGATATTAAGAGTAAATGCTGCCAGCGACTCCGTATTCGCTGCATACCAAGGGTACAATAAGAAGGGTGGTGCAAATACTATGCCCGCTGAGAAGTCGGCAGAATTGAACGCATATTTTGAGCGTATCACCTTTTTGCAAGGTGAATTGGAAAGCTCGCTCCAATACATCTAcattttttcctccaaaTACCTCAGATTCAACTACTTTTCAATCTTCAAGCTATTTGCTGTTTTCGATGTCATACTGCAGAGAGTGAGTATCGGTAAATTGTGGTTGAGTATCTACAAAATGGCACATACCAAAAATCTGCACTCTCGTATTGTGAAAAACTTGAGAATGACGCTAGGTGTTCAACTGGATAAAGGTGAGGATCTTGTAAAAGAgttgaaacagagaaaCCATTTGAATAAAATGTCTATAAATGACCTAACAAAGTTGTGCCAGGAAGTTCACAACATATTCGAAACAATGGCTAAACCTATGGAGAAGGAGGGTACGTATATGAGTTCTATGTCACCGACATTTGCCCCTACGGGTGATAAgcaaaaggaaaataaTAATTACTCTGCTGGGAACAACGAGAATGATGGTGGAGGAATATTCTTTGAGAGAAAGTACCCAAACGGCGTCTCTGATTCGAGAGAATGCAGAAATGGGTCTCTTGAATCTAAATTTAAATTGGAAGAAGAGCCTGGGGTGGGCTCGCGCTCTTCTCAAATGTTCGCACCTTTCAGTTACATTTCGGCTTTGAATAACCTACAAAAGCTGTCCTCTGCTGCAACATTATCTCAGAATCTGGATTTTCAAACcaaattaaaaaaaaatagaatgAGACTAATATTATGGACCATACGAAAAATAGCTAAACCTAGTGGGCAACCCATGGATGTTCATGATGTGAGTAACAACGGCAACCTATCTAGCCAGGGTTTTAATAAACTGCATCCTGGTAATGTACAAAGGCAGGCGTATTCTGATAGGGGTCCGCTTGAGAACTTCAGCCATGGAAACACCAATTTAGGTGGTAATATGGGCAGTAACAGTGTCTTAAACAATTATATGAAGGGTAATGAAGAAGCTGTGCCAACAGAATATTCGGCCTTCTTTGGAGGGCTCGATCTTTTCGACTATGACTTCTTTTTTGGTAGCGATGTTCCTTAA